One stretch of Streptomyces peucetius DNA includes these proteins:
- a CDS encoding SDR family NAD(P)-dependent oxidoreductase: protein MTVTEDSPVAYGPGIDPERLAVCLSVLEELDKLEVDHPDAIAVRRATAGVYRTVKQRRRQERRAAKTAHDKAVTEATATGSAARIDDETQGVLPSSSSQGEIAGILRRPRSCYICKTRYVEVDAFYHQLCQACAAENRARRDARADLTGKRALLTGGRAKIGMYIALRLLRDGAHTTITTRFPNDAVRRFKAMPDSDDWIHRLKIVGIDLRDPAQVVALADSVAAEGPLDILINNAAQTVRRSPQAYRELVAAESGPLPAGELPSAEVIGTFGSGAVDSVAALPSAGAEGLTAQQVTDLALVSGSASPERIAAGTAIDAGGLVPDLHDTNSWIQTVSEVDPVELLEVQLCNSTAPFILISRLRPAMAAAASRRKYVVNVSAMEGVFSRGYKGAGHPHTNMAKAALNMLTRTSAQEMFEADGILMTAVDTGWITDERPHPDKMRLADAGFHAPLDLIDGAARVYDPIVRGEDGEDLYGCFLKDYAPANW from the coding sequence ATGACGGTGACAGAGGACAGCCCGGTGGCGTACGGGCCGGGCATCGACCCGGAGCGGCTGGCCGTCTGCCTGAGCGTGCTCGAGGAGCTCGACAAGCTCGAGGTCGACCACCCGGACGCGATCGCGGTGCGCCGTGCGACGGCCGGGGTCTACCGCACGGTGAAGCAGCGCCGGCGGCAGGAGCGCCGCGCGGCCAAGACGGCGCACGACAAGGCCGTCACGGAGGCGACCGCGACCGGTTCCGCTGCCCGGATCGACGACGAGACGCAGGGCGTGCTGCCCTCGTCCTCCTCCCAGGGGGAGATCGCGGGCATACTGCGGCGCCCGCGTTCCTGCTACATCTGCAAGACCCGCTACGTCGAGGTCGATGCGTTCTACCACCAGCTGTGCCAGGCGTGCGCGGCCGAGAACCGCGCCCGGCGCGACGCGCGCGCCGATCTGACCGGCAAGCGCGCCCTGCTCACCGGCGGCCGGGCCAAGATCGGTATGTACATCGCGCTGCGGTTGCTGCGTGACGGTGCTCACACCACCATCACCACCCGCTTCCCGAACGACGCGGTCCGCCGCTTCAAGGCGATGCCGGACAGCGACGACTGGATCCACCGGCTCAAGATCGTGGGCATCGACCTGCGGGACCCGGCGCAGGTCGTCGCCCTCGCCGACTCGGTCGCGGCCGAGGGCCCGCTCGACATCCTGATCAACAACGCCGCCCAGACGGTCCGCCGTTCCCCGCAGGCGTACCGGGAGCTGGTCGCCGCCGAGTCGGGGCCGCTGCCGGCGGGCGAACTTCCGTCGGCCGAGGTCATCGGCACGTTCGGCAGCGGCGCCGTCGACTCGGTGGCCGCCCTGCCGTCGGCCGGCGCGGAGGGGCTGACGGCGCAGCAGGTCACGGACCTGGCCCTGGTCAGCGGCTCCGCCTCGCCCGAGCGCATCGCGGCGGGCACGGCCATCGACGCGGGCGGCCTGGTGCCCGACCTGCACGACACGAACAGCTGGATCCAGACCGTCTCCGAGGTCGACCCGGTCGAGCTGCTCGAGGTCCAGCTGTGCAACTCCACCGCGCCGTTCATCCTGATCAGCCGACTCCGTCCGGCGATGGCAGCGGCCGCGTCGCGGCGGAAGTACGTGGTGAACGTGTCGGCCATGGAAGGCGTCTTCAGCCGCGGCTACAAGGGCGCGGGCCACCCGCACACCAACATGGCCAAGGCCGCGCTGAACATGCTGACCCGCACCAGCGCGCAGGAGATGTTCGAGGCGGACGGCATCCTGATGACGGCCGTCGACACCGGCTGGATCACCGACGAACGTCCGCACCCCGACAAGATGCGTCTGGCGGACGCCGGTTTCCACGCCCCGCTCGACCTGATCGACGGCGCGGCCCGCGTCTACGACCCGATCGTGCGCGGCGAGGACGGCGAGGACCTGTACGGCTGCTTCCTCAAGGACTACGCCCCCGCCAACTGGTAG
- a CDS encoding lipase maturation factor family protein → MEWFGDDAYWLSRLVFQRALAAVYFVAFLSAALQFKALIGERGMLPVPDFLRRVPWRASPTVFRLHYSDRFFALVAWTGCLLSAALVAGAADRLPLGAAMAWWAVLWLLYLSIVNVGQTWYGFGWESLLLETGFLAVFLGNEHVQPPVLVLWLLRWLLFRLEFGAGLIKLRGDACWRNLTCLYFHHETQPMPGPLSRLFHLLPRPVHRVEAAANHVVQLAVPFLLFTPQPVASVAAALIVVTQLWLVLSGNFAWLNWLTIVIALSAFDGSLVAGPHPLPEAPLWYRIVVIAVTVLVLALSYRPARNLLSKHQAMNRSYDSLHLVNSYGAFGTVGRVRQELVVEGTDERTLHEGTVWREYEFKGKPGDVRRLPRQYAPYHLRLDWMMWFAALSPAYAGPWFLPFVERLLDGDRDTLRLLRRNPFPDAPPTHVRARLYRYRFTTRRERRETGARWHRTFVREFLAPARLS, encoded by the coding sequence ATGGAGTGGTTCGGCGACGACGCTTACTGGCTGAGCCGGCTGGTGTTCCAGCGGGCTCTCGCCGCCGTGTACTTCGTCGCGTTCCTCTCCGCCGCCCTGCAGTTCAAGGCGCTGATCGGCGAGCGCGGAATGCTGCCGGTGCCGGACTTCCTGCGCCGGGTGCCCTGGCGCGCTTCACCGACGGTGTTCCGGCTGCACTACTCCGACCGTTTCTTCGCCCTGGTCGCCTGGACCGGATGTCTGCTCTCCGCGGCCCTGGTCGCCGGAGCGGCCGACCGGCTTCCGCTCGGGGCCGCCATGGCCTGGTGGGCGGTGCTGTGGCTGCTGTACCTCTCGATCGTCAACGTCGGCCAGACCTGGTACGGGTTCGGATGGGAGTCGCTGCTGCTGGAGACCGGCTTCCTCGCGGTCTTCCTCGGCAACGAACACGTCCAGCCGCCGGTGCTGGTGCTGTGGCTGCTGCGCTGGCTGCTGTTCCGGCTGGAGTTCGGGGCGGGGCTCATCAAGCTCCGCGGTGACGCCTGCTGGCGCAATCTGACCTGCCTGTACTTCCATCATGAGACCCAGCCGATGCCCGGCCCGCTGAGCCGGCTCTTCCACCTGCTGCCCCGGCCCGTGCACCGCGTCGAGGCGGCGGCCAATCATGTGGTGCAACTCGCCGTGCCGTTCCTGCTGTTCACCCCGCAGCCGGTGGCGAGCGTCGCCGCGGCACTGATCGTGGTGACCCAGCTGTGGCTCGTGCTGTCGGGCAACTTCGCGTGGCTGAACTGGCTGACGATCGTCATCGCCCTCTCCGCGTTCGACGGTTCGCTCGTCGCGGGCCCGCACCCGCTGCCAGAGGCGCCGCTCTGGTACCGGATCGTGGTGATCGCCGTGACCGTGCTGGTCCTGGCTCTCAGCTACCGCCCGGCACGCAACCTGCTCTCCAAGCACCAGGCGATGAACCGCTCCTACGACTCGCTGCACCTGGTGAACTCCTACGGCGCGTTCGGCACGGTGGGCCGGGTCCGGCAGGAGCTGGTGGTGGAGGGGACGGACGAGAGGACGCTCCACGAGGGGACCGTCTGGCGGGAGTACGAGTTCAAGGGCAAGCCGGGCGACGTGCGCCGGCTGCCGCGCCAGTACGCCCCGTACCATCTGCGGCTCGACTGGATGATGTGGTTCGCCGCGCTCTCCCCGGCCTACGCAGGGCCGTGGTTCCTGCCGTTCGTGGAGCGGTTGCTCGACGGCGACCGGGACACGCTCCGGCTGCTGCGGCGCAACCCCTTCCCGGACGCGCCGCCCACCCATGTGCGGGCGCGGCTCTACCGCTACCGGTTCACCACCCGGCGCGAGCGGCGGGAGACCGGGGCGCGGTGGCACCGCACCTTCGTACGCGAGTTCCTGGCGCCCGCACGGCTGTCCTGA
- a CDS encoding DUF6777 domain-containing protein, with amino-acid sequence MRSPMRGLYAAVAVLCVGPLAAGCGGESKAAEPEEILLQSSAATGPEPFTASTASPGRPPALPRVASAPKSPSGGGVTLRTMSGSAPGLYAGTQEVAACDVAAQAGLLVTDKDKARAFAEGAGVEPSGIGAFLRGLTPVLLRTDVRVTGHGFHDGSAVARQSVLQAGTAILVDQYGAPRVRCASGTPLKKPVPVGARMVTTGTAWPGYRADRTLVVKPAAQPVNNLLLVSVVDNGWIERPSGTTGEDDARPAAIPPVDPDEVFADPGRDEPDDAADPAGAEGASSGPRPSEAAPQPPAEPAAPPAEPAPPVEPAPPAEPGPSAAPQPDLPPGPLPGVPDQVEPEPADPWLPDDAVGAHDTDGGTGVGSDPVATVPEEPAEGDAFRR; translated from the coding sequence GTGCGTTCACCGATGCGTGGTCTGTACGCGGCGGTCGCCGTGCTGTGCGTGGGGCCGCTGGCCGCCGGCTGCGGAGGCGAGAGCAAGGCGGCGGAACCGGAGGAGATCCTCCTCCAGTCGTCCGCGGCGACGGGCCCGGAGCCCTTCACGGCGTCGACCGCCAGCCCCGGCCGGCCCCCCGCCCTGCCGCGCGTCGCGAGCGCACCGAAGAGCCCGTCCGGTGGAGGGGTGACGCTGCGCACCATGTCGGGCTCGGCACCGGGGTTGTACGCCGGCACCCAGGAGGTGGCGGCCTGTGACGTCGCCGCGCAGGCCGGGCTGCTGGTCACCGACAAGGACAAGGCCCGCGCGTTCGCCGAGGGGGCGGGGGTCGAGCCGTCGGGCATCGGTGCCTTTCTGCGCGGCCTGACGCCGGTGCTGCTGCGCACCGACGTCCGCGTCACCGGACACGGCTTCCACGACGGCTCCGCCGTCGCCCGCCAGTCCGTCCTCCAGGCCGGTACGGCGATCCTGGTCGACCAGTACGGCGCCCCGCGGGTGCGGTGCGCCTCCGGCACGCCGCTGAAGAAGCCGGTCCCGGTCGGGGCCCGGATGGTCACCACGGGCACGGCCTGGCCCGGGTACCGCGCCGACCGGACGCTCGTCGTCAAGCCGGCGGCTCAGCCCGTCAACAACCTTCTGCTGGTGAGCGTCGTCGACAACGGCTGGATCGAGCGCCCGAGCGGAACCACGGGCGAGGACGACGCCCGGCCCGCGGCGATCCCGCCCGTCGACCCCGACGAGGTCTTCGCCGATCCAGGTCGCGACGAACCGGACGACGCCGCCGACCCTGCGGGCGCCGAGGGCGCGAGCTCCGGGCCGCGCCCCTCGGAGGCCGCACCACAGCCGCCCGCGGAACCCGCCGCCCCGCCCGCGGAACCCGCGCCGCCGGTCGAGCCCGCCCCGCCTGCGGAGCCCGGCCCGTCGGCGGCCCCGCAGCCCGACCTGCCCCCGGGGCCGCTCCCGGGGGTCCCGGACCAGGTGGAACCCGAGCCGGCCGACCCGTGGCTCCCGGACGACGCCGTCGGCGCCCACGACACCGACGGGGGAACGGGGGTCGGGTCCGATCCGGTCGCAACGGTCCCGGAGGAGCCTGCCGAGGGGGACGCGTTCCGGCGCTGA
- a CDS encoding DUF1990 family protein, with protein MSSARRNPARSLDYPEVGATRLGPLPAGYHHLHHTTRIGTGRAAFGAAGRAVTTWRMHRASGAGVRASAERAAPGVRVEVSAGIGPLRLAVPCEVIWTVYDENRTGFAYGTLTGHPELGEEAFTVDLHDDGSVWFTVLAFSRPAAWYSRLGGPLVPVLQRWYARRLGHTLRRIAAG; from the coding sequence ATGAGCTCCGCACGCCGGAACCCCGCACGCAGCCTCGACTACCCGGAGGTCGGCGCGACGCGGCTCGGCCCGCTCCCGGCCGGCTACCACCATCTGCACCACACCACCCGCATCGGGACCGGCCGGGCCGCGTTCGGGGCCGCGGGCCGCGCGGTCACGACCTGGCGCATGCACCGTGCGTCGGGGGCCGGGGTACGGGCGTCCGCGGAGCGCGCGGCGCCCGGGGTGCGGGTCGAGGTCTCCGCGGGCATCGGTCCGCTCCGCCTGGCCGTGCCGTGCGAGGTGATCTGGACGGTGTACGACGAGAACCGCACCGGCTTCGCGTACGGCACGCTCACCGGCCATCCCGAGCTGGGCGAGGAGGCTTTCACCGTCGATCTGCACGACGACGGCTCCGTGTGGTTCACCGTGCTGGCGTTCAGCCGGCCCGCCGCGTGGTACAGCCGGCTCGGCGGCCCGCTGGTGCCCGTGCTGCAGCGCTGGTACGCACGGCGGCTGGGCCACACGCTGCGACGGATCGCTGCGGGCTGA
- a CDS encoding YndJ family protein has translation MSVLVNLIVMLGMLIVVPAGLRLLDPVRLAPVRRIWPLFAVPGAVALWLPRGDAATALAVVFAFGTLLPAAQAVRRLAATRSVAPAEVAVLTALVTPSVAGLALVAERAGHELFGFTLPILALTVPHFHFAGFAAALVAGLVCGRADGPLGRFAALSVPIGTLGVLAGYFIDDWAELAGALVLTAGMWAVALVTWRDVRGPEHDRWTRALLAVSAAVLVATMLLALSWAVGEAADLPHPSLTWMAATHGLGNALGFALCSVLAWRRIGDMETIKDMKESAV, from the coding sequence ATGTCCGTCCTGGTCAACCTGATCGTCATGCTCGGGATGCTGATCGTCGTACCGGCGGGGCTGCGGCTGCTCGACCCCGTACGGCTCGCACCCGTTCGGCGGATCTGGCCGCTGTTCGCCGTACCGGGCGCCGTCGCGCTCTGGCTGCCACGAGGGGATGCGGCGACCGCACTGGCGGTCGTCTTCGCGTTCGGCACACTGCTGCCGGCCGCCCAGGCGGTCCGGCGGCTCGCCGCCACCCGCTCGGTCGCGCCCGCGGAGGTCGCGGTACTGACCGCCCTGGTCACACCGTCCGTCGCGGGGCTCGCGCTGGTCGCGGAGCGGGCCGGTCACGAACTGTTCGGCTTCACGCTGCCGATCCTGGCGCTGACCGTGCCGCACTTCCACTTCGCCGGGTTCGCCGCCGCGCTCGTCGCGGGCCTGGTCTGCGGCCGGGCCGACGGACCGCTCGGGCGGTTCGCCGCGCTCAGCGTGCCGATCGGCACGCTGGGCGTCCTCGCGGGCTACTTCATCGACGACTGGGCCGAGCTCGCCGGTGCGCTGGTGCTCACGGCGGGCATGTGGGCCGTGGCCCTGGTGACCTGGCGCGACGTCCGCGGGCCTGAGCACGACCGGTGGACGCGGGCGCTGCTCGCGGTCTCCGCGGCCGTGCTGGTGGCGACGATGCTGCTGGCGCTGAGCTGGGCGGTCGGCGAGGCCGCGGACCTCCCGCACCCCAGCCTGACCTGGATGGCCGCCACCCACGGCCTCGGCAACGCCCTCGGCTTCGCACTCTGCTCGGTGCTGGCCTGGCGAAGGATCGGGGACATGGAAACGATCAAGGACATGAAGGAGAGTGCCGTATGA